Proteins from a single region of Sphingopyxis sp. BSN-002:
- a CDS encoding SMI1/KNR4 family protein has translation MEGATPEELVELQALAPGKLPARYLELLAFSNGGEGPLAMQPYNLCLDSATTVAKSIKSANQDQPDLQGFLIFGGNGGGEYLAFDTRHDAHWPIVAIDMVAGRDSAEVIAADFDRFFDGIGIEDETA, from the coding sequence ATGGAAGGCGCAACGCCGGAGGAGCTTGTTGAATTGCAGGCGCTCGCGCCCGGAAAACTACCGGCACGCTATCTTGAGCTGCTGGCCTTCAGCAACGGCGGTGAAGGCCCATTGGCTATGCAGCCCTATAATCTATGTTTGGACTCAGCGACGACGGTCGCGAAGTCAATAAAGAGCGCGAACCAAGACCAACCCGATTTGCAGGGATTTCTGATTTTCGGCGGCAATGGTGGTGGAGAATATTTGGCTTTCGACACGCGGCATGATGCCCATTGGCCGATTGTCGCCATAGATATGGTTGCGGGCCGCGATAGCGCCGAGGTAATTGCTGCCGACTTCGACAGGTTCTTTGACGGGATCGGGATCGAAGACGAAACAGCTTAA